A stretch of the Candidatus Methylomirabilota bacterium genome encodes the following:
- a CDS encoding ABC transporter ATP-binding protein — MALLEVDHVDTFYGDSHILVDLSLEVAEGEVVCLLGRNGAGKSTTLKSIIGLAPPRSGHIRLRGHDVCGLPPFRVARRGLGYVPEDRRVFPNLTVRENLEVARKTWGSAAPNLWTAERVFELFPHLKERRHQRAGHLSGGEQQMLTIARTLMGSPEVLLLDEPSEGLAPLVVETLEEQLRRLKGAGLTMMLTEQNVRFVSALGDRVYILEKGTVRYEGVMSEFLASDDVRRAYLAV; from the coding sequence ATGGCGCTCCTCGAGGTCGACCACGTCGACACGTTCTACGGCGACAGCCACATCCTCGTCGATCTCTCCCTCGAGGTCGCCGAGGGCGAGGTCGTGTGTCTCCTCGGCCGGAACGGCGCCGGCAAGTCCACGACCCTCAAGAGCATCATCGGGCTGGCGCCGCCCCGGTCGGGCCACATCCGGCTGCGCGGCCACGACGTGTGCGGGCTGCCTCCTTTCCGGGTGGCCCGACGGGGACTCGGCTACGTGCCGGAGGACCGGCGCGTCTTCCCGAACTTGACCGTGCGCGAGAACCTCGAAGTGGCGCGGAAGACGTGGGGAAGCGCGGCCCCGAATCTCTGGACCGCGGAGCGGGTCTTCGAGCTCTTCCCGCACCTCAAGGAACGGCGACACCAGCGCGCGGGTCATCTCTCCGGCGGTGAGCAGCAGATGCTGACGATCGCCCGCACCCTCATGGGAAGCCCCGAGGTTCTGCTCTTGGACGAGCCGTCCGAAGGCCTGGCCCCGCTCGTCGTCGAGACGCTCGAGGAGCAGCTTCGTCGTCTGAAGGGGGCCGGCCTGACCATGATGCTCACCGAGCAGAACGTCCGCTTCGTCTCCGCCCTCGGTGACCGCGTCTACATCCTCGAGAAGGGCACGGTGCGCTACGAGGGCGTGATGTCCGAGTTCCTCGCGAGCGACGACGTGCGCCGCGCCTACCTCGCCGTGTAG
- a CDS encoding N-acetylmuramic acid 6-phosphate etherase produces the protein MARIRYDRLPTERRNPRSGRLDRLSAAAIARLMNRADAGAVRAVGRATPAIGKAVTGIVERLKAGGRLIFLGAGTSGRLGVLEAAECPPTFNIRPAQVQALMAGGRPAVFRSVEGAEDDAAAGARAVRRLARSEDAVVGIAASGVTPFVRAGLTEGRRRGALTILVTCNPAVPRGAARIVIALRVGPEVLAGSTRLKAGTATKLTLNTLTTAAFTRLGKVHGNRMVDLQPRSAKLRARAVTLVSELGGVSPARAMRLLGPAGGSVKVAVVMARRRMTVAQARRRLRDARGFLGPAAGI, from the coding sequence ATGGCGAGGATTCGCTACGACCGGCTGCCCACGGAGCGCAGGAATCCCCGGAGCGGGCGGCTCGACAGGCTGAGCGCAGCGGCCATCGCGCGGTTGATGAATCGAGCGGACGCGGGAGCGGTGCGTGCGGTCGGACGCGCGACGCCGGCCATTGGCAAGGCGGTGACCGGCATCGTCGAGCGCCTGAAGGCCGGGGGCCGGCTCATCTTCCTCGGGGCGGGAACGAGCGGGCGGCTCGGGGTCCTGGAGGCTGCCGAGTGTCCCCCTACCTTTAATATTCGCCCCGCCCAGGTCCAGGCCCTGATGGCCGGCGGCCGGCCGGCGGTGTTCAGATCGGTGGAGGGCGCCGAGGACGACGCGGCGGCGGGCGCTCGCGCCGTCCGGCGTCTCGCCCGGAGCGAGGATGCCGTGGTCGGCATCGCGGCCAGCGGCGTCACGCCCTTTGTCCGGGCCGGACTCACCGAAGGGCGCCGCCGCGGCGCCCTCACCATCCTCGTCACCTGCAATCCCGCGGTGCCGCGCGGCGCCGCGCGCATTGTGATCGCGCTCCGCGTCGGGCCCGAGGTCCTCGCCGGCTCCACGCGTCTCAAGGCCGGCACCGCGACCAAGCTCACCCTCAACACGCTGACCACCGCTGCCTTCACGCGGCTGGGCAAGGTCCACGGCAACCGCATGGTGGATCTCCAGCCGCGCTCGGCGAAGCTGCGGGCCCGGGCCGTCACGTTGGTGAGCGAGCTGGGCGGGGTCAGCCCGGCGCGAGCGATGCGTCTTCTCGGCCCGGCGGGAGGGAGCGTCAAGGTCGCCGTCGTGATGGCCCGCCGGCGCATGACGGTTGCCCAGGCGCGCCGCCGACTGCGCGACGCGCGGGGCTTCCTGGGGCCGGCAGCGGGAATCTGA
- a CDS encoding DUF1343 domain-containing protein: MTAVLSGLDVLLGRLRTLLGGQSVGLLCHSASVTADLTPAAEALMRVKGVKLRRLFAPEHGITGAAQDLVLVGHERDPLTGLPVMSLYGKRLDPEPRALDGLDALVIDLQDVGARYYTYNWTMALAMQAAARVNLPVIVLDRPNPLGGERLEGNWPVAGWRSFVGLYPLPIRHGMTMGELAGYLNDTHALGCDLTVVPMLGWKRGMVWEDTGLPWVAPSPNMPTPDTARVYPGGCLIEGTNLSEGRGTTRPFEWIGAPYLDGPRLARALERRGLPGVRFRPVGFEPAFHKWKGQRCGGLQVHVTDAARFKPFATYVALIAEARGQAPRHFRWRKPPYEFERVRLPMDLLCGGPGIRRALERGVPLARLEASWQPDLVRFARERRPYLLYS; this comes from the coding sequence ATGACCGCCGTCCTCTCGGGTCTGGACGTCCTGCTCGGGCGCCTCCGGACTCTCCTCGGTGGACAATCCGTCGGCCTGCTCTGCCACTCCGCCTCCGTGACGGCCGACCTGACCCCCGCCGCCGAGGCGCTCATGCGCGTCAAGGGGGTGAAGCTCCGTCGCCTCTTCGCGCCCGAGCACGGCATCACGGGCGCCGCGCAAGACCTCGTGCTCGTCGGCCACGAGCGAGATCCGCTGACCGGGCTGCCCGTCATGAGCCTCTACGGCAAGCGCCTCGATCCCGAGCCGCGCGCGCTCGACGGGCTCGACGCGCTGGTCATCGATCTCCAGGACGTGGGCGCGCGCTACTACACCTACAACTGGACCATGGCCCTCGCCATGCAGGCCGCCGCCCGCGTGAATCTCCCCGTCATCGTGCTGGATCGTCCGAATCCCCTCGGCGGCGAGCGGCTCGAGGGCAATTGGCCCGTGGCGGGCTGGCGCTCCTTCGTCGGGCTCTACCCTCTTCCCATCCGACACGGCATGACTATGGGCGAGCTGGCCGGATATCTGAACGATACGCACGCCCTCGGCTGCGATCTGACCGTGGTGCCCATGCTGGGCTGGAAGCGGGGCATGGTGTGGGAGGACACCGGGCTGCCGTGGGTGGCGCCCTCGCCGAATATGCCGACGCCGGACACGGCCCGCGTCTATCCCGGCGGCTGCCTCATCGAGGGCACGAATCTCTCGGAGGGCCGCGGCACCACGCGGCCCTTCGAGTGGATCGGCGCGCCCTATCTGGATGGCCCACGACTCGCGCGGGCCCTCGAGCGTCGCGGGTTGCCCGGCGTGCGCTTCCGCCCCGTGGGCTTCGAGCCGGCCTTTCACAAGTGGAAGGGGCAGCGCTGCGGCGGGCTCCAGGTCCACGTCACCGACGCCGCTCGCTTCAAGCCTTTTGCGACCTATGTCGCCCTCATCGCCGAGGCGCGCGGTCAGGCCCCGCGCCATTTCCGCTGGCGCAAGCCGCCCTATGAATTCGAGCGCGTGAGGCTGCCCATGGATCTGCTCTGCGGCGGCCCCGGAATACGGCGCGCTCTCGAGCGCGGGGTGCCCCTCGCGCGTCTCGAGGCCTCCTGGCAGCCGGATCTTGTCCGGTTCGCCCGCGAGCGCCGGCCGTACCTGCTCTACTCATGA
- the nagZ gene encoding beta-N-acetylhexosaminidase produces the protein MSLEKLVGRKLMFGLPGPDLTDEDIRLFRLTEAGGLILYRRNFETPERLARLLDRLEEALGRRLLVATDHEGGRIIMLGRGVTIFPDALAVGTAGELGFAHRQGLLEGRELRRLGVDLNFAPVLDVLTERYSPNIGIRSYGKDPELVSRFGAARIRGMQAAGVSACAKHFPGKGHAPIDAHLGLPVIDSDWSEMHATHLPPFLAAMEADVDAIMTSHPLYPRLDPAPRMPATFSRLIVEEYLRGEVGYRGVIVSDDLEMGAIGELCPVGEAAVRAAAAGHDLLLICHTPALQYEAHRALLEAGRASRLPLRGLEQSAARIEALAAKRAARYHGGSPRPERDGEPLAKAQATRAATCVAPITSAFRRALNGRVLVIFPRLSELAPRITVEDVMREEARFVREALAPHGVEPEVEVVAVEPGEPEIARAAAAARAADAVIVFLYDAHLYPSNRALLDALQDDAPALGVVLMRDPWDAEWLRPGVAAVTAYGWRRCQLDAALARLLAPSLEKARGST, from the coding sequence ATGAGCCTCGAGAAGCTGGTGGGGCGGAAGCTCATGTTCGGCCTGCCGGGGCCTGACCTCACAGACGAGGACATCCGACTTTTTCGCCTGACGGAGGCCGGGGGACTCATCCTCTATCGCCGCAACTTCGAGACGCCGGAGCGCCTCGCCCGTCTGCTCGACCGCCTCGAGGAGGCGCTGGGCCGGCGCCTCCTCGTGGCCACGGATCACGAGGGCGGGCGCATCATCATGCTGGGGCGCGGCGTGACCATCTTCCCCGACGCGCTCGCGGTGGGGACGGCCGGAGAGCTTGGCTTCGCCCATCGTCAGGGTCTCCTCGAGGGACGCGAGCTGCGACGGCTTGGCGTGGATCTCAACTTCGCCCCCGTGCTCGACGTGCTCACCGAGCGCTACAGTCCGAACATCGGCATTCGCTCGTACGGCAAGGATCCCGAGCTGGTCTCGCGCTTCGGGGCCGCGCGCATCCGCGGGATGCAGGCGGCGGGCGTCTCGGCCTGCGCCAAGCACTTCCCGGGCAAGGGCCATGCCCCGATTGACGCCCATCTGGGCTTGCCGGTGATCGACTCGGACTGGAGCGAGATGCACGCGACACACCTGCCGCCTTTCCTCGCCGCCATGGAAGCCGACGTCGACGCGATCATGACCTCGCATCCGCTCTACCCGCGCCTGGATCCCGCCCCCCGCATGCCCGCGACGTTTTCGCGGCTCATCGTCGAGGAATACCTGCGCGGCGAGGTCGGCTACCGAGGGGTCATCGTGTCGGACGACCTCGAGATGGGCGCCATTGGCGAGCTCTGCCCCGTGGGCGAGGCCGCCGTCCGGGCCGCGGCGGCCGGACACGATCTCCTTCTGATCTGCCACACGCCCGCGCTCCAGTATGAAGCGCACCGCGCGCTGCTCGAGGCCGGTCGGGCATCGCGGCTGCCCCTGCGCGGCCTCGAGCAGAGCGCCGCGCGCATCGAGGCTCTCGCCGCCAAGCGGGCCGCTCGCTACCACGGCGGCTCCCCACGCCCCGAGCGCGACGGGGAGCCCCTGGCCAAGGCCCAGGCCACGCGCGCCGCGACCTGCGTGGCGCCCATCACGTCCGCCTTTCGTCGGGCCCTCAACGGCCGCGTGCTCGTGATCTTCCCTCGCCTCTCCGAGCTGGCGCCCCGGATCACCGTCGAGGACGTCATGCGAGAGGAGGCGCGCTTCGTGCGCGAGGCCCTTGCGCCTCACGGGGTCGAGCCGGAGGTGGAGGTCGTGGCCGTCGAGCCCGGCGAGCCCGAGATCGCGCGCGCGGCCGCGGCGGCCAGAGCCGCCGACGCCGTCATCGTCTTCCTCTACGATGCGCATCTTTATCCGTCGAATCGCGCGCTCCTCGACGCTCTCCAGGACGATGCGCCGGCCCTGGGGGTGGTGCTGATGCGCGATCCCTGGGACGCGGAGTGGCTCCGCCCCGGGGTGGCGGCGGTGACGGCCTACGGCTGGCGCCGCTGCCAGCTCGACGCGGCGCTCGCTCGCCTGCTCGCTCCCTCGCTGGAGAAGGCCCGAGGGTCGACCTGA
- a CDS encoding DHA2 family efflux MFS transporter permease subunit, protein MPVGSVRKWAITFSVMLVTVMQVLDTSITNVALPHMQGSFSASIDEMSWVITSYLAANAVVIPASGWLTAVFGRRRFYLICTFTFTASSFLSGLAPNLEFLVAMRILQGLGGGSVVPMTQAIMWEIFPLEQRGTAMTVWGIGIMMAPILGPTVGGYIADNWSWRWIFYINLPIGILAFFMVSAFLFDAPFHRRPRHVDVWGIALMVLGFGCLQLFLDLGERNDWFDSSLIVGLGLLAVFTLCAFVIREIRAAEPILDLDVFRDRNFAVSTLAIFMVALGFNSSLLLVALYTQQILGYDAWSSGLTLAPGGLGTMISLMISGRLVARVDQRLMLAGGCLLGAYALWLMGQVTPTMDFWSLAWPRFLQGFSQGFIFLPLQALSLGTIVTERLGNATAAYNVLRNMGGSVGVAVATTLLARRSQQHQFTLASHIDIWNSVVDDRLRAWAAHFMAHGADTFTAERQALSMLYRETRTQAQILSFADDFWLMVVAYIAVVLLIPLIRRVKVRRGPPARRPEAADEPGARDPGLPAPAE, encoded by the coding sequence GTGCCCGTCGGCTCCGTGCGGAAATGGGCCATCACCTTCTCCGTGATGCTGGTCACCGTGATGCAGGTGCTCGACACCAGCATCACCAATGTCGCCCTCCCCCACATGCAGGGATCGTTCTCGGCCAGCATCGACGAGATGTCCTGGGTGATCACCTCGTATCTGGCCGCCAACGCCGTGGTCATCCCGGCCAGCGGCTGGCTCACCGCGGTGTTCGGGCGGCGGCGCTTCTACCTGATCTGCACCTTCACCTTCACGGCCAGCTCGTTCCTCTCCGGACTGGCGCCGAACCTCGAGTTCCTCGTGGCCATGCGCATTCTCCAGGGTCTGGGCGGAGGCTCCGTGGTCCCCATGACGCAGGCGATCATGTGGGAGATCTTCCCGCTCGAGCAGCGCGGGACGGCCATGACGGTGTGGGGCATCGGCATCATGATGGCCCCCATCCTCGGGCCCACGGTGGGCGGCTATATCGCCGACAACTGGTCCTGGCGCTGGATCTTCTACATCAATCTCCCCATCGGCATCCTCGCCTTCTTCATGGTGAGCGCCTTTCTCTTCGATGCGCCCTTTCACCGCCGGCCCCGCCACGTCGACGTCTGGGGTATTGCCCTCATGGTGCTCGGCTTCGGCTGCCTTCAGCTTTTTCTCGACCTGGGCGAGCGCAACGACTGGTTCGACTCGTCGCTCATCGTCGGCCTGGGCTTGCTCGCCGTGTTCACGCTGTGCGCCTTCGTGATCCGCGAGATCCGCGCGGCCGAGCCCATCCTCGATCTCGATGTGTTCAGGGACCGCAACTTCGCGGTCAGCACCCTCGCCATCTTCATGGTCGCCCTCGGCTTCAACTCGAGCCTTCTCCTCGTCGCCCTCTACACCCAGCAGATCTTGGGCTACGACGCGTGGTCTTCGGGGCTCACCCTGGCCCCCGGGGGGCTCGGCACCATGATCTCGCTCATGATCTCCGGCCGGCTCGTCGCGCGGGTAGACCAGCGCCTCATGCTCGCCGGAGGCTGTCTGCTTGGGGCATATGCTCTCTGGCTCATGGGGCAGGTCACGCCCACCATGGACTTCTGGAGCCTGGCCTGGCCGCGCTTCCTCCAGGGCTTCTCGCAGGGATTCATCTTCCTCCCCCTCCAGGCCCTTTCTCTCGGCACCATCGTGACGGAGCGCCTGGGCAACGCGACCGCTGCGTACAACGTGCTCCGCAACATGGGCGGAAGCGTGGGGGTGGCCGTGGCCACCACGCTCCTTGCCCGGCGCAGCCAGCAGCATCAGTTCACCCTGGCCAGCCACATCGACATCTGGAATTCCGTGGTCGACGATCGGCTCCGGGCGTGGGCGGCCCACTTCATGGCCCATGGCGCCGACACCTTCACCGCCGAGCGGCAAGCGCTGTCGATGCTCTACCGCGAGACCAGGACCCAGGCGCAGATCCTGTCGTTCGCGGACGACTTCTGGCTCATGGTGGTGGCGTACATCGCCGTCGTGCTCCTGATCCCGCTCATACGCCGGGTCAAGGTCCGCCGGGGACCGCCGGCCCGCCGGCCAGAGGCGGCCGACGAACCGGGCGCCCGCGATCCCGGTCTTCCCGCTCCCGCTGAGTGA
- a CDS encoding alpha/beta hydrolase — MGSVVIAERTIQYQAITSGAARPGQRVLYVHGTGCNSDVWVPHMTAIAAAHVPVAIDLPGHGGSPGRGFRGIADYAYFVIELAKRLGWDRFVVVGHSMGGAVALMIALHHPELLEGLGLVDTGARLRVHPALLRGARDAATSGRPSATDRSWAYAAATPPPVVDAVQKLTANGDPWVTYGDWIADDTFDVMSRVKDIRVPTVVVCGAEDRLTPVRNHQFLAAQIAGARLTIIEGAGHWVFWEQPEAFTRTVRDFLDGLPSSPAQITRSSP, encoded by the coding sequence ATGGGATCCGTCGTCATCGCCGAGCGCACCATCCAGTATCAGGCCATCACCAGCGGGGCGGCGCGCCCCGGACAGCGCGTGCTCTACGTGCACGGGACCGGGTGCAACTCGGACGTGTGGGTCCCCCACATGACCGCCATCGCGGCCGCTCACGTACCGGTGGCCATCGACCTGCCCGGCCATGGAGGGTCGCCGGGCCGCGGCTTTCGCGGGATTGCCGACTACGCCTACTTCGTGATCGAGCTCGCGAAGAGGCTGGGATGGGATCGCTTCGTGGTGGTCGGCCATTCCATGGGAGGCGCCGTGGCCCTCATGATCGCCCTCCATCACCCCGAGCTGCTCGAGGGCCTCGGGCTGGTCGACACGGGCGCGCGGCTGCGCGTGCACCCCGCTCTCCTTCGCGGGGCCCGCGACGCGGCCACGTCCGGGCGCCCATCCGCGACAGATCGCTCGTGGGCCTACGCGGCCGCCACGCCTCCGCCCGTCGTCGACGCCGTCCAGAAGCTGACGGCGAACGGCGACCCATGGGTCACCTACGGAGACTGGATCGCGGACGACACCTTCGACGTCATGAGCCGCGTGAAGGATATCCGCGTTCCCACCGTGGTCGTGTGCGGGGCCGAGGACCGGCTCACCCCCGTGCGGAATCACCAGTTCCTCGCCGCGCAGATCGCCGGCGCTCGGCTGACCATCATCGAGGGGGCCGGCCACTGGGTGTTCTGGGAGCAGCCAGAGGCTTTCACGCGGACCGTCCGCGACTTCCTCGACGGCCTGCCCTCCTCCCCCGCTCAGATCACGCGCTCGAGTCCCTAG
- the yidC gene encoding membrane protein insertase YidC — protein sequence MERQGGRWRRLARGRATRLLPGLLVVLGAIALPVSAGEAGGESVHITTNRLDLLFSLDGARPTRWRACHPSCAMADGASGTSVQFTSDDEPSQARLILRGPGPDPSVDLQRLRFTAALTEDARARIVTFQSDLPIDGVRLVKSFEISREGYEVVMTVRPLGPNAAAFMTDRRLELELGAGRRLFAAPAAGFAAVLDRVSRVVVAGGIVRVVDDDRRDPTPLRAGDWVGFRSRFWAIVLRSDGAGVLESRPGTRVALVSAHDPEQRSWRYTFYSGPLENRALTQADPALEEMLFSGLWSWLRALSFALLFLLRGLTALVGHPGVAIVALAVSVKVLLLPLTAVAERLQEKVNATQARLQPGIDAIKAAHRGEERARRTLALYREEGVHPLYTLKSLLGFLIQLPVFIAVFDMLAEDFDLYRVSFLWIPDLSRPDELLRLPMCLPFFGCHLNLLPVVMSGVSLAALLRFPSRVLTPPLVRRQRRNLMGMTLLFFLLFYTFPAGMVLYWTSTNLFQLASQELGRLRRSRRRQD from the coding sequence ATGGAGAGGCAGGGCGGGCGGTGGCGGCGGCTGGCCCGCGGCCGCGCGACGCGACTGCTTCCGGGACTGCTCGTCGTTCTGGGCGCGATCGCCCTCCCCGTCTCGGCAGGGGAGGCGGGCGGCGAAAGCGTCCACATCACGACCAACCGCCTCGACCTCCTGTTCTCCCTCGACGGCGCGCGCCCCACGCGGTGGCGGGCCTGCCATCCGTCTTGTGCCATGGCCGACGGGGCGTCGGGGACGTCGGTCCAATTCACGAGCGACGATGAGCCGTCGCAGGCGCGGCTCATCCTTCGCGGCCCCGGTCCTGATCCATCCGTGGACCTCCAGCGCCTGCGCTTCACCGCCGCCCTCACGGAGGACGCTCGCGCCCGGATCGTGACCTTCCAGTCCGACCTGCCCATCGACGGCGTCCGTCTCGTGAAGTCATTCGAGATCTCGCGGGAGGGCTACGAGGTCGTGATGACCGTGCGACCGCTCGGACCGAACGCGGCCGCTTTCATGACGGACCGGCGCCTCGAGCTCGAACTGGGGGCGGGCCGTCGCCTGTTCGCGGCACCGGCCGCCGGCTTCGCCGCGGTGCTTGATCGTGTCAGCCGAGTGGTGGTCGCCGGAGGTATCGTCCGCGTCGTCGACGACGATCGCCGAGACCCCACGCCTCTCCGCGCGGGCGACTGGGTGGGTTTTCGCAGCCGATTCTGGGCCATTGTCCTGCGTTCGGATGGCGCCGGCGTCCTCGAGTCGCGGCCCGGGACGAGGGTCGCCCTCGTCTCCGCCCACGATCCAGAACAGCGCTCATGGCGCTACACGTTCTACTCGGGGCCGCTCGAGAACCGCGCCTTGACCCAGGCGGACCCGGCCCTCGAAGAGATGCTCTTCTCCGGGCTCTGGTCCTGGCTGCGCGCGCTCAGCTTCGCCCTTCTGTTCCTCCTCCGCGGGCTGACCGCGCTCGTGGGTCATCCCGGCGTGGCCATCGTCGCTCTCGCGGTGTCGGTAAAGGTCCTCCTCCTGCCCCTGACGGCCGTGGCCGAGCGATTGCAAGAAAAGGTCAACGCCACCCAGGCGCGGCTCCAGCCCGGGATCGACGCCATCAAGGCAGCCCATCGCGGCGAGGAGCGCGCACGGCGCACCCTCGCCTTGTACCGTGAGGAAGGCGTCCACCCCCTGTACACCTTGAAGAGCCTGCTCGGCTTCCTGATCCAGCTTCCCGTGTTCATCGCCGTCTTCGACATGCTGGCGGAGGACTTCGATCTCTACCGGGTGTCATTCCTGTGGATCCCGGATCTGTCGCGGCCGGACGAGCTGCTCCGGCTACCCATGTGCCTGCCCTTCTTCGGGTGCCACCTGAACCTGCTCCCGGTCGTGATGAGCGGAGTCTCGCTGGCCGCGCTGCTGCGGTTCCCCTCGCGCGTCCTCACGCCCCCGCTCGTTCGGCGGCAACGCAGGAACCTGATGGGCATGACCCTGCTGTTCTTCCTGCTCTTCTACACGTTCCCCGCGGGCATGGTCCTCTACTGGACGTCGACGAACCTCTTCCAGCTCGCCAGTCAGGAGCTGGGGCGACTGCGACGGTCTCGGCGGCGACAGGATTGA
- a CDS encoding DUF3413 domain-containing protein, with protein sequence MSARRRLLRWGSWFAVVNAALLGVVGLRYLWYYVAVGPSVAWVYALLAYVGHLSALAYLPFLLLVPVIALIPRPRLVLPLGVFLGSVVLSFLLLDTLVFAENRYHLSVLTFTLLEPQTWAFLALYFLLGMAIEAMLAVWVWKRTALPATRRIGRYLALGLGSCLLASQLIHVVADARYYVPVTSFTRYLPLYYPLRDYRRLWRLGIVDQARAREQSLAAALARPPSGELNYPRAPLRCDPRPAPLNVLLVVVDAMRADALRPEAAPRLAEFARDTIRFEGHYSGGNSSRAGMFSLFYGLPATYWDAFADIAQPPVLMDLFRQYGYQLGLFVSSPVYAWVVGLDRTALARVPNLRRETISLYPGSSGRDRTLTEEWLDWLNRRDTARPFFGFLYYNAAVAMDPPDNYPPVAVSVPPGASTQVRQYARYLTAVHYVDSLVGRVLDDLERRKLLERTVVIVTSDHGMEFNENGQGFMGHATSFSDYQMHTPLLVRWPGRPPGRVVRRTSHNDVAPTLLTELFGCTNPPSDYASGHSLFSDRQWEWLIALGLTDFALIEPDRVIIVYRAGIEIRDQNYRLVQKPTLPRDRLRAALQEMSRFYR encoded by the coding sequence GTGAGCGCGCGACGACGGCTGCTCCGCTGGGGGAGCTGGTTCGCCGTCGTCAACGCGGCGCTCCTGGGTGTCGTCGGCCTGCGCTACCTCTGGTACTACGTCGCCGTCGGGCCCTCGGTCGCCTGGGTCTACGCCCTCCTCGCCTACGTGGGCCACCTGTCCGCGCTCGCCTACCTCCCCTTCCTCCTGCTCGTTCCCGTCATCGCGCTGATCCCGCGGCCGCGACTGGTTCTGCCCCTCGGCGTCTTTCTGGGCAGTGTCGTTCTCAGCTTCCTGCTCCTCGACACCCTGGTTTTCGCCGAGAACCGATACCACCTCAGCGTGCTGACCTTCACTCTGCTGGAGCCGCAGACCTGGGCGTTCCTCGCTCTGTACTTTCTCCTGGGCATGGCCATCGAGGCGATGCTGGCCGTCTGGGTCTGGAAGCGCACCGCCCTTCCCGCCACGCGTCGGATCGGGCGGTATCTCGCCCTGGGCCTCGGGAGCTGCCTCCTGGCCAGCCAGCTCATCCACGTGGTGGCCGACGCGCGCTACTACGTGCCCGTCACCTCGTTCACCCGGTACCTGCCGCTCTACTACCCGCTCCGGGATTATCGGCGGCTGTGGAGGCTCGGCATCGTGGATCAGGCCCGGGCGCGTGAGCAGAGCCTCGCGGCCGCCCTCGCCCGGCCCCCGAGCGGCGAGCTGAACTACCCAAGGGCCCCGCTGCGGTGCGATCCGCGCCCGGCCCCGCTGAACGTCCTGCTCGTCGTGGTCGACGCCATGCGCGCCGACGCCCTGAGGCCCGAGGCCGCGCCGAGGCTCGCCGAGTTCGCGCGCGACACGATCCGGTTCGAGGGGCACTACAGCGGCGGGAACTCGTCGCGGGCGGGAATGTTCTCCCTGTTCTACGGGCTCCCCGCGACTTACTGGGACGCCTTCGCCGACATCGCTCAGCCTCCGGTGCTCATGGACCTGTTCCGACAGTACGGCTACCAGCTGGGGTTGTTCGTCAGCTCGCCCGTGTACGCCTGGGTCGTCGGGCTCGATCGGACGGCCCTGGCCCGCGTCCCAAACCTACGCCGCGAGACGATCTCGCTCTATCCTGGGTCGAGCGGGCGGGACCGGACCTTGACCGAGGAGTGGCTGGACTGGCTCAACCGGCGGGACACGGCGCGTCCGTTCTTCGGGTTCCTGTACTACAACGCCGCGGTGGCCATGGACCCGCCTGACAATTACCCCCCGGTGGCTGTTTCCGTCCCGCCGGGAGCATCGACCCAGGTACGCCAATACGCCCGGTACCTGACGGCCGTGCACTACGTGGACTCCTTGGTCGGGCGGGTGCTCGACGATCTGGAGCGCCGGAAGCTCCTCGAGCGCACCGTGGTCATCGTCACCTCCGATCACGGGATGGAGTTCAACGAGAACGGGCAGGGCTTCATGGGGCACGCCACCTCCTTCAGCGACTACCAGATGCATACGCCCCTGCTCGTGCGCTGGCCCGGACGGCCACCGGGCCGCGTCGTTCGCCGGACCTCCCACAACGACGTGGCGCCCACGCTGCTCACCGAGCTGTTCGGCTGCACGAATCCGCCCTCCGACTACGCGAGCGGGCACAGCCTCTTCTCCGACCGGCAGTGGGAGTGGCTCATCGCCCTCGGTCTCACCGACTTCGCCTTGATCGAGCCCGACCGGGTGATCATCGTCTACCGGGCCGGCATCGAGATCCGCGACCAGAACTATCGCCTCGTCCAGAAGCCCACGCTCCCGCGCGACAGGCTGCGGGCCGCGCTGCAGGAGATGAGCCGGTTCTACCGGTAA